The proteins below come from a single Maridesulfovibrio frigidus DSM 17176 genomic window:
- the ybeY gene encoding rRNA maturation RNase YbeY: MSLSLTYECKPDSNFPLSKREMLHMSEQLLKVLKIEGFDYDLKITDDSAIAEINQEFLGCVGPTNVLSFPFSEEPDIAENKYLGEIVLSVDTLARETVLYGQAPEEHIVRLLAHALLHLAGYDHGQEMYSLTDTAVESVSPIFRQRTVGWQ; encoded by the coding sequence ATGAGCCTTTCATTAACATATGAATGCAAGCCTGATTCAAATTTCCCTTTAAGCAAGAGAGAAATGCTCCATATGTCAGAGCAGTTGCTTAAGGTGCTTAAGATTGAAGGTTTTGATTACGACCTTAAGATTACTGATGATTCGGCAATTGCTGAAATCAATCAGGAATTTTTAGGGTGCGTTGGCCCTACAAATGTTTTGAGTTTTCCATTTTCTGAAGAGCCAGATATCGCTGAAAATAAATATTTAGGTGAAATTGTATTGTCAGTTGATACTTTGGCCCGTGAAACTGTGCTTTATGGTCAAGCTCCCGAAGAACACATTGTCAGGCTTCTGGCTCATGCGTTGCTTCATTTGGCCGGGTATGACCATGGTCAGGAAATGTATTCACTTACGGATACGGCCGTCGAGTCTGTTTCTCCCATTTTCCGACAGCGAACAGTGGGTTGGCAATAG
- a CDS encoding PhoH family protein — MTENEKIRVKLEFDDVMLASTLFGAQNSNLVVISKLSEVQIDSRGNSLQLTADSHELIDPVAKTFTQLYAVLKAGKNVFPQDVEAAYKILCQNPAADLVKIFRDELFSVSRKKSIAPRTLTQRAYFSAIRENDMVFSIGPAGTGKTYLAVAMAIYALTRKEVKKIILTRPAVEAGEKLGFLPGDMVDKVDPYMRPLYDALYDMLDVPKVQDMIEENIIEIAPLAFMRGRTLSNAFVILDEAQNTTPEQMKMFITRLGPGSKAVITGDVTQIDLPGHVSSGLVVARNVLHDVEGINFIKFEDTDVVRHPLVAKIVKAYESYEGQGYHK; from the coding sequence ATGACGGAAAATGAGAAAATACGGGTGAAGTTGGAATTCGACGATGTAATGTTGGCGAGTACGCTTTTTGGTGCTCAAAATTCAAACCTCGTTGTTATTTCCAAGCTCTCAGAAGTTCAGATTGATAGCCGGGGAAACTCGTTGCAACTGACAGCCGACAGCCATGAATTGATTGATCCGGTTGCCAAAACTTTCACTCAGCTCTATGCGGTCCTTAAGGCTGGCAAAAATGTTTTCCCTCAAGATGTTGAAGCGGCGTATAAAATTCTTTGTCAAAATCCAGCCGCGGACCTTGTAAAAATTTTCAGAGATGAACTTTTTTCCGTTTCACGTAAGAAATCAATTGCTCCGCGCACACTTACTCAAAGAGCCTATTTTTCCGCAATACGTGAAAATGATATGGTTTTTTCCATCGGTCCAGCCGGCACAGGGAAAACTTATCTGGCGGTAGCGATGGCTATTTATGCCTTAACTCGCAAAGAAGTTAAGAAAATTATTCTAACCAGGCCTGCTGTTGAGGCTGGTGAGAAGCTCGGATTTCTGCCCGGCGATATGGTTGATAAAGTCGATCCTTACATGCGTCCATTGTATGATGCTCTTTATGATATGCTCGACGTTCCAAAAGTTCAGGATATGATTGAAGAAAATATTATTGAAATTGCTCCATTAGCATTTATGCGCGGCAGAACTCTCAGTAACGCATTTGTAATTCTTGATGAAGCGCAGAACACTACTCCTGAGCAAATGAAAATGTTTATTACACGTCTGGGACCCGGTTCCAAGGCTGTAATTACTGGCGACGTTACGCAAATAGATCTGCCTGGCCATGTTTCATCCGGTCTGGTCGTTGCCCGCAATGTTCTTCATGATGTTGAAGGAATAAATTTCATAAAATTTGAGGATACTGACGTTGTCAGGCATCCGCTGGTTGCAAAAATTGTGAAGGCTTACGAATCTTATGAAGGCCAAGGTTATCATAAATGA
- a CDS encoding response regulator, which translates to MPRILVVDDDPISRQILRAMLEKEGHIISEAEDGIKALNNYDKDVIDIVITDIFMPEKEGVQTVRELMKENPDVKIIAVSGGSSSANYDSLDWVKMFGVKYTFTKPFNSKEIVAAIEELLSN; encoded by the coding sequence ATGCCGCGGATTCTCGTCGTCGATGATGATCCTATATCTCGCCAAATTCTTAGAGCTATGCTTGAGAAGGAAGGCCACATTATTTCAGAAGCTGAAGATGGTATAAAGGCTCTTAATAATTATGATAAAGATGTTATTGACATTGTTATCACTGATATTTTTATGCCAGAGAAAGAGGGTGTGCAAACTGTTCGGGAATTGATGAAAGAAAACCCTGATGTCAAGATTATTGCAGTTTCAGGGGGAAGTTCTTCCGCAAATTACGATTCCCTCGATTGGGTTAAAATGTTTGGTGTGAAGTATACTTTCACTAAGCCTTTTAATTCAAAGGAAATTGTTGCAGCCATTGAGGAACTTCTTTCCAATTGA
- a CDS encoding THUMP domain-containing class I SAM-dependent RNA methyltransferase, which yields MLDFERKSVVMVTCPKGFSPYLVDEISNMGFTVRNEFYAGVETKASLNECMRLNLWTRSGHRVLYQLKKFKAATPDEMYEEVKVMEWERILGPDDYLTITSSVITETINDTRFANVRVKDAIVDKVREKLGRRPSSGPDMTGIIVFLHWRDDDCTIYLDTSGVPLSKRGYRKLPHKAPLQETLAATLIKASGWNGRVNFISPMCGSGTLAIEAALIALQGAPGLIREKFAFMNLPGYNEPYWENLCIEAEDREKTSLECRIISTDIDPVAIEASRKNARAAGVEHLIEFEVCDFRETEIPKGKGVIFFNPEYGERMGATTLLEKVYAGIGDFLKNKCQGYKGYVFTGNSSLAKLVGLKTSRRLLFYNAKIECRLLEFEIFEGSGKRRH from the coding sequence ATGCTCGATTTTGAACGCAAAAGTGTGGTTATGGTCACTTGCCCCAAAGGCTTTTCACCCTATCTCGTTGATGAAATTTCCAATATGGGTTTTACAGTAAGAAATGAATTCTATGCTGGAGTTGAAACTAAAGCTTCGCTCAATGAATGCATGAGGCTCAACCTTTGGACACGTAGCGGTCACAGAGTATTATACCAGCTTAAGAAGTTTAAGGCTGCGACTCCAGATGAGATGTACGAAGAAGTCAAAGTTATGGAATGGGAAAGAATCCTAGGTCCTGATGATTATCTAACGATTACATCCTCTGTTATCACTGAAACTATTAATGATACCCGCTTTGCCAATGTCAGGGTCAAAGACGCTATTGTTGATAAAGTCCGTGAGAAGCTGGGCAGACGTCCTTCTTCCGGTCCAGATATGACTGGTATTATAGTTTTTCTTCACTGGAGAGATGACGATTGTACCATCTATTTAGATACCTCAGGCGTGCCTCTTTCTAAAAGAGGATATAGAAAGCTTCCTCACAAAGCGCCACTACAGGAAACTCTTGCAGCTACTTTAATTAAAGCTTCAGGGTGGAACGGTCGAGTAAATTTTATTTCTCCAATGTGTGGTAGTGGAACTCTTGCTATTGAAGCTGCGCTTATTGCGCTTCAAGGCGCTCCAGGACTCATTCGTGAGAAGTTCGCATTTATGAATTTGCCCGGATATAATGAACCATATTGGGAAAATCTTTGTATAGAAGCTGAGGACCGCGAAAAAACTTCGCTCGAGTGCAGGATTATATCTACTGATATTGATCCGGTTGCAATAGAAGCTTCTCGTAAAAATGCCCGTGCAGCTGGTGTTGAGCATCTTATCGAATTTGAGGTTTGTGATTTTCGTGAAACTGAGATTCCAAAAGGAAAAGGCGTTATCTTTTTTAATCCAGAATATGGCGAAAGGATGGGCGCAACAACCTTGCTTGAAAAAGTATACGCCGGCATTGGTGATTTCTTAAAAAACAAATGTCAGGGTTACAAAGGGTATGTGTTCACCGGAAACTCAAGCCTTGCTAAACTTGTTGGTCTCAAAACATCTCGCAGATTGCTTTTTTATAATGCTAAAATTGAATGTAGATTGCTTGAATTTGAAATTTTTGAAGGAAGTGGAAAACGAAGACACTAA